In a single window of the Delftia tsuruhatensis genome:
- a CDS encoding Rieske (2Fe-2S) protein yields the protein MTERIFLCPSEALREGGLAVPFDVVHAGHACRAFAIRFEGRVHAYLNRCTHVAMEMDYQPGRLFDDSGRWLLCATHGAVYAPDSGACAGGPCRGGLVKISLSEGAGVVHWHTADNLKPVEF from the coding sequence ATGACTGAGCGCATCTTCCTGTGCCCCAGCGAGGCCTTGCGAGAGGGGGGGCTGGCCGTGCCGTTCGATGTGGTCCATGCGGGGCATGCCTGCCGTGCCTTTGCCATCCGCTTCGAGGGGCGGGTGCATGCCTACCTGAATCGTTGCACCCATGTGGCCATGGAAATGGACTACCAGCCGGGCCGCCTTTTCGATGACTCCGGGCGCTGGCTGCTGTGCGCCACCCATGGCGCAGTCTATGCGCCGGACAGCGGTGCGTGCGCTGGCGGGCCCTGTCGGGGTGGCCTCGTGAAAATCTCCCTGAGCGAAGGCGCGGGGGTGGTGCACTGGCATACTGCCGATAACCTGAAACCCGTCGAGTTCTGA
- a CDS encoding HAD family hydrolase, producing MTTSAGSSERQRARRFDLIAFDWDGTLSDSTAVIVKCIQAAVADVGGTPPSDEAASYVIGMALMPALARAAPDVPPDKYPELGNRYRHHFFRHQDDISLFPGVLPMLAALRGRGHWLAVATGKSRRGLNDALQDPQLRGMFDGSRTADETAGKPHPLMLQELMAEFGVEPGRVLMIGDTTHDLELARNAGCASVGVGYGAHASDGFGALEPLHVAHSVADLHQWLLAHA from the coding sequence ATGACAACTTCTGCTGGTTCTTCCGAGAGGCAACGCGCGCGGCGCTTTGATCTGATCGCCTTCGACTGGGATGGCACGCTGTCGGACTCCACGGCCGTGATCGTGAAGTGCATACAGGCGGCGGTGGCGGACGTGGGCGGCACGCCACCCAGCGACGAGGCGGCTTCCTATGTGATCGGCATGGCGCTGATGCCGGCGCTGGCGCGCGCCGCGCCCGATGTGCCACCGGATAAATATCCCGAGCTGGGCAATCGCTACCGCCACCATTTCTTTCGCCACCAGGATGACATCAGCCTGTTCCCCGGCGTGCTGCCCATGCTGGCCGCGCTGCGAGGGCGAGGCCACTGGCTGGCCGTGGCCACGGGCAAGAGCCGGCGCGGCCTCAACGATGCGTTGCAGGACCCGCAGTTGCGCGGAATGTTCGATGGTTCGCGGACGGCGGACGAGACCGCGGGCAAGCCCCATCCGCTGATGTTGCAGGAGCTGATGGCCGAATTCGGCGTGGAGCCCGGGCGTGTGCTGATGATTGGCGATACCACCCATGACCTGGAGTTGGCGCGCAACGCCGGCTGTGCCAGCGTGGGCGTGGGCTACGGGGCACATGCCTCCGATGGTTTCGGTGCGCTGGAGCCGCTGCATGTGGCGCACAGTGTTGCGGATTTGCATCAGTGGCTGCTGGCCCATGCGTGA
- a CDS encoding S49 family peptidase has translation MTSPIPPENPGSASHPTPGADLWARATPAAAAADARAASSGWERDVLEKLVFATINEQRAARRWRLFGRLLWAAVILAVLWVLFAKDTATTTSSSPHTAVVEVKGEIAAGADASAEFVVAAMRSAFEDSGSRAVVLLINSPGGSPVQAGIINDEIIRLKGKYDKPLYAVVEETCASAAYYIAAAADEIFVDKASIVGSIGVLMDGFGFTGAMEKLGVERRLLTAGENKGFLDPFSPMSEAQRAHAHQMLGQIHSQFINVVKAGRGDRLHETPETFSGLFWTGQQAVEMGLADKLGSLDYVAREVVKAEEVVDYTRRDNVAERLAKRFGAAFGGGAVQALRSSLPVLR, from the coding sequence ATGACTTCCCCCATACCTCCGGAAAATCCTGGCTCCGCATCGCACCCGACCCCGGGCGCGGACCTGTGGGCCAGGGCCACGCCTGCCGCGGCGGCCGCCGATGCCCGCGCGGCATCCAGCGGCTGGGAACGGGATGTGCTGGAAAAGCTGGTCTTCGCCACCATCAACGAGCAGCGTGCCGCGCGCCGCTGGCGCCTGTTCGGGCGTCTGCTGTGGGCGGCGGTCATCCTTGCCGTGCTGTGGGTGCTGTTCGCCAAGGACACCGCGACCACGACCAGCTCTTCCCCGCACACCGCGGTGGTCGAGGTCAAGGGCGAGATCGCCGCGGGCGCCGATGCCAGCGCGGAATTCGTGGTTGCCGCCATGCGCAGCGCCTTCGAGGATTCCGGCTCGCGCGCCGTGGTGCTGCTGATCAACTCGCCGGGGGGCAGTCCGGTGCAGGCCGGCATCATCAATGACGAAATCATTCGCCTCAAGGGCAAGTACGACAAGCCGCTGTATGCCGTGGTCGAGGAGACCTGCGCCTCGGCGGCCTACTACATCGCCGCGGCGGCCGACGAGATCTTTGTCGACAAGGCCAGCATCGTGGGCAGCATCGGCGTGCTCATGGATGGCTTCGGTTTCACGGGCGCCATGGAGAAGCTGGGCGTGGAGCGCAGGCTGCTGACGGCGGGCGAGAACAAGGGCTTCCTGGATCCCTTCAGTCCCATGTCCGAGGCGCAGCGTGCACATGCGCACCAGATGCTGGGCCAGATCCATTCGCAATTCATCAATGTGGTCAAGGCCGGCCGCGGCGACCGGCTGCACGAGACGCCCGAAACCTTCAGCGGCCTGTTCTGGACGGGGCAGCAGGCGGTGGAGATGGGCCTGGCCGACAAACTGGGCAGCCTCGACTACGTGGCCCGCGAGGTGGTCAAGGCCGAGGAGGTCGTCGACTACACGCGCCGCGACAATGTGGCCGAGCGTCTGGCCAAGCGCTTTGGCGCGGCCTTCGGTGGCGGCGCGGTGCAGGCCCTGCGTTCCAGCCTGCCGGTCTTGCGCTGA